From Myxococcota bacterium, a single genomic window includes:
- a CDS encoding carboxyl transferase domain-containing protein produces MQPSLAPRLRSNLNTRTPEFEENQQVMLERLAEIDQLLDEAEAGGGPDHHARLAKRGKLPVRERVALALDPDTPFLEISGLAGYNSSYTVGGGCILGIGIIAGVECVIFANDPTVLGGALTPYVGKKWMRALEIARDNGIPYVSFVESAGADLRMQPKKKGEQGDTTPGGARIEHFAETGRFFYEMIELSKLRIPTVCVVFGSSTAGGAYQPGMSDYNIVIKEQSKIFLAGPPLVKMATGEDSDDETLGGARMHAEISGLGEYFAEDEHDALRLCREVMSHLNWEKAMPDPEPDFEEPTLDPEELTGLVSPDLRRPVEIRDVIGRIVDGSRFEEFKPRYGTTLVCGWARIQGYPVGILGNNGVLNPEAAEKAAHFIQLNNQIDVPLIFLQNLTGFVVGKDSEHAGIIKKGSQMINAVTNSTVPHLTVIVGASYGAGTYAMSGRAFNNRFTFIWPSAKIAVMGGKQIAGVMSIVRRGQAARKGLPFDEAADAEIRAGVEERQEAGSIALEATGAISDDGIIDPRDTRTVLSLCLSVVRNRPIEGAPGYGVFRL; encoded by the coding sequence ATGCAACCCAGTCTGGCTCCGCGCCTGCGCTCGAATCTGAACACGCGCACGCCGGAATTCGAAGAGAACCAGCAGGTGATGCTCGAACGGCTGGCCGAGATCGACCAGCTCCTCGACGAGGCCGAGGCCGGCGGCGGCCCCGACCACCACGCGCGCCTGGCGAAACGCGGCAAGCTGCCCGTGCGGGAGCGCGTCGCCCTCGCCCTCGATCCGGATACGCCCTTCCTCGAGATCAGTGGCCTCGCCGGCTACAACTCGAGCTACACGGTCGGCGGCGGCTGCATCCTCGGGATCGGCATCATCGCCGGCGTCGAGTGCGTGATCTTCGCCAACGACCCGACCGTGCTGGGCGGTGCGCTCACACCCTACGTCGGCAAGAAGTGGATGCGCGCCCTGGAGATCGCCCGCGACAACGGCATCCCCTATGTGAGCTTCGTGGAGTCGGCGGGCGCCGACCTGCGCATGCAGCCGAAGAAGAAGGGCGAACAGGGCGACACGACGCCTGGCGGCGCGCGCATCGAGCACTTCGCCGAGACCGGCCGCTTCTTCTACGAGATGATCGAGCTCTCGAAGCTCCGGATCCCCACTGTGTGCGTCGTCTTCGGATCCTCGACGGCCGGCGGCGCCTACCAGCCCGGCATGTCCGACTACAACATCGTCATCAAGGAACAGTCGAAGATCTTCCTGGCGGGTCCACCGCTGGTGAAGATGGCCACCGGCGAGGACTCGGACGACGAGACGCTGGGCGGCGCCCGCATGCACGCCGAGATCTCGGGTCTGGGCGAGTACTTCGCCGAAGACGAGCACGACGCCCTGCGCCTGTGCCGCGAGGTGATGTCCCACCTGAACTGGGAGAAGGCGATGCCCGATCCCGAGCCCGACTTCGAGGAGCCGACCCTCGACCCCGAGGAGCTCACGGGCCTCGTCTCCCCGGACCTCCGGCGCCCCGTCGAGATCCGGGACGTGATCGGCCGCATCGTCGACGGTTCGCGCTTCGAGGAGTTCAAGCCGCGCTACGGCACGACCCTCGTCTGCGGCTGGGCGCGGATCCAGGGCTACCCGGTGGGGATCCTCGGGAACAACGGCGTCCTGAATCCGGAGGCGGCCGAGAAAGCCGCTCACTTCATCCAGCTGAACAACCAGATCGACGTGCCCTTGATCTTCCTGCAGAACCTCACCGGGTTCGTGGTCGGCAAGGACTCCGAACACGCGGGGATCATCAAGAAGGGCTCCCAGATGATCAACGCGGTCACCAACTCGACGGTCCCCCACCTCACGGTGATCGTCGGCGCGTCGTACGGCGCGGGCACCTACGCGATGTCCGGTCGCGCCTTCAACAACCGCTTCACCTTCATCTGGCCCAGCGCGAAGATCGCGGTGATGGGCGGGAAGCAGATCGCGGGCGTGATGTCGATCGTGCGTCGCGGACAGGCGGCGCGGAAGGGCCTGCCCTTCGACGAAGCAGCCGACGCCGAGATCCGCGCGGGCGTCGAGGAACGCCAGGAAGCGGGATCGATCGCGCTCGAGGCCACGGGCGCGATCAGTGACGACGGCATCATCGACCCGCGCGACACCCGTACCGTACTGAGCCTCTGCCTGTCCGTCGTTCGCAACCGCCCGATCGAGGGCGCCCCGGGTTACGGAGTGTTCCGGCTGTGA
- a CDS encoding acyl-CoA dehydrogenase family protein → MDLAFGPKYEEFRQEVRAFLEAHRGAKPKESLIEVSVEERSRWLSLLIEHGYWARTLPKAYGGHGAEPDLLETVIMDEEFNRAGVHRGFNAQGPSMLVPTLLEHGSEEQRERWIGPTMRAEVIWCQGYSEPGSGSDLASLQTAAVEDGEDFLINGQKIWTSSADMSQMCFLLVRTEPDAAKHAGISYVLVPMDTPGIEVQPLQTMSGSIGENSFNQVCFRDVRIPQANVVGKRGEGWKIANTTLKHERNSLNSNSEATLLRLTRLMERETVNGVPAMASPVYRDRLMRLQARVLSMKHHGMRILTHSLKKESPGVAGLVTKLQNCQLNFDIASLAIDVMGELGSLYDHAKYEREKGYWHAHSIFSLGLIIGGGTAQIQKNIIAERGLGLPREPKPAQA, encoded by the coding sequence ATGGATCTCGCTTTCGGTCCGAAATACGAGGAGTTCCGCCAGGAAGTCCGTGCGTTTCTCGAGGCCCATCGGGGCGCCAAGCCGAAGGAGTCGCTGATCGAGGTCTCGGTCGAGGAGCGCTCGCGCTGGCTCTCGCTCCTGATCGAGCATGGCTACTGGGCGCGCACGCTTCCGAAGGCGTACGGCGGTCATGGCGCCGAGCCCGATCTCCTCGAGACCGTGATCATGGACGAGGAGTTCAACCGGGCGGGGGTGCACCGGGGCTTCAACGCCCAGGGGCCCTCGATGCTCGTCCCGACCCTGCTCGAGCACGGCAGCGAGGAACAGCGCGAGCGCTGGATCGGGCCGACGATGCGCGCCGAAGTGATCTGGTGCCAAGGTTATTCCGAGCCCGGCTCGGGCAGCGATCTCGCGAGTCTGCAGACGGCGGCCGTCGAGGACGGCGAGGACTTCCTGATCAATGGCCAGAAGATCTGGACCAGCAGCGCGGACATGTCGCAGATGTGCTTCCTGCTCGTGCGCACCGAGCCCGATGCCGCGAAGCACGCGGGCATCTCGTACGTCCTCGTTCCGATGGACACGCCGGGCATCGAGGTCCAGCCGCTCCAGACCATGTCGGGGAGCATCGGCGAGAACAGCTTCAATCAGGTGTGCTTCCGCGACGTGCGGATCCCTCAGGCCAACGTGGTGGGGAAGCGCGGCGAGGGCTGGAAGATCGCGAACACCACGCTCAAGCACGAGCGCAACAGCCTCAACTCGAACTCCGAGGCGACGCTCTTGCGACTCACGCGTCTGATGGAACGCGAAACCGTGAACGGGGTGCCGGCGATGGCGAGCCCGGTCTACCGCGACCGCCTGATGCGTCTTCAGGCGCGCGTGCTTTCGATGAAGCACCACGGCATGCGCATCCTCACCCACAGCCTCAAGAAGGAGTCGCCGGGCGTCGCGGGGCTGGTGACGAAACTCCAGAACTGCCAGCTCAACTTCGACATCGCGTCGCTCGCGATCGACGTGATGGGCGAACTCGGCAGCCTCTACGACCACGCGAAGTACGAACGCGAAAAGGGCTACTGGCACGCCCATTCGATCTTCTCGCTGGGGCTGATCATCGGCGGCGGCACCGCCCAGATCCAGAAGAACATCATCGCCGAACGCGGCCTCGGGCTTCCGCGCGAGCCGAAGCCGGCGCAGGCCTAG
- a CDS encoding enoyl-CoA hydratase-related protein yields MDPVRVETAAGVMTATLADEENRNALGGALVSALREALAAANADPAVRAFVITNIGSTFCAGANLKERSAESGKKPAAGAGGMGGFVELLGEIQVSPTPVIGKIAGHVMGGGNGLAAALDIAIAAENVKFGFTEVRLGVAPAIISVVCLPKMRPGEAMEAFLRGNRFPASRAAELGLIARAVPADALDAAVDEVLDDLRKGGPNALEFAKRLVNEVPLMEQKQAFAWTAKHSAELFAGTEAAEGMKAFLQKRPPKWAE; encoded by the coding sequence ATGGATCCGGTACGCGTCGAAACCGCCGCGGGCGTGATGACCGCCACCCTCGCGGACGAGGAGAACCGCAACGCTCTCGGCGGCGCCCTCGTGTCCGCCCTGCGGGAGGCCCTCGCCGCTGCGAATGCCGACCCCGCGGTCCGGGCCTTCGTGATCACCAACATCGGTTCCACTTTCTGCGCCGGCGCGAACCTGAAGGAGCGCTCGGCCGAGTCGGGAAAGAAGCCCGCGGCAGGGGCGGGCGGCATGGGCGGCTTCGTCGAGCTGTTGGGAGAGATCCAGGTCTCGCCGACTCCGGTGATTGGCAAGATCGCCGGCCACGTCATGGGCGGCGGCAATGGACTGGCGGCCGCGCTCGATATCGCGATCGCCGCCGAGAACGTGAAGTTCGGTTTCACCGAGGTCCGCCTCGGGGTCGCGCCGGCGATCATCTCGGTGGTGTGCCTTCCGAAGATGCGCCCCGGCGAGGCGATGGAGGCGTTCCTGCGCGGGAACCGGTTTCCGGCCAGCCGCGCTGCCGAGCTCGGCCTGATCGCCCGGGCGGTACCGGCCGACGCGCTCGACGCCGCGGTGGACGAGGTGCTCGACGATCTGCGCAAGGGCGGCCCGAACGCGTTGGAGTTCGCGAAGCGGCTCGTCAACGAGGTGCCGCTGATGGAGCAGAAGCAGGCGTTCGCCTGGACTGCGAAGCACTCGGCAGAGCTCTTCGCCGGGACGGAAGCCGCAGAGGGCATGAAGGCGTTTCTGCAGAAGCGCCCGCCGAAATGGGCGGAGTAG
- a CDS encoding nitronate monooxygenase: MQTKLAKDLGLEFPIFAFTHCRDVAAAVSKAGGMGVLGVAGHSAKGLRAELEWIENEVGDKPYGVDLLLPTKFVGSGKSYSSEELDAQIPDTHKQFLDDLLAKHEVPPLAGDAKLGEEFAVGYEKQRDVIELLFEHRISLIASALGPPPTWMIEKGREKGVLVAALAGTVDHARRHVEAGVDIVVAQGGEAGGHTGDISTMVLVPEVVDAVAPVPVLAAGGIGNGRQVTASLALGAQGVWTGSLWLTTEEAETHPVVKEKFLQATSRDTVRSRSLTGKPARQLRSAWTEAWEDPANPDPLPMPLQPRLVREAQARIQRTAHKSPGAAELSNYFVGQIVGSMNQVQSVRSVVEGLVQEYADTMERLDSWAEGEE; the protein is encoded by the coding sequence ATGCAGACGAAACTGGCGAAGGATCTCGGCCTCGAGTTCCCAATCTTTGCGTTCACCCATTGTCGCGACGTCGCGGCCGCCGTCTCGAAGGCCGGCGGCATGGGTGTCCTGGGTGTGGCCGGGCACTCGGCGAAGGGCCTGCGCGCCGAGCTCGAGTGGATCGAGAACGAGGTCGGCGACAAGCCCTACGGCGTGGACCTCCTGCTTCCCACCAAGTTCGTCGGGAGCGGGAAGAGCTACAGCAGCGAAGAGCTCGACGCCCAGATCCCCGACACCCACAAGCAGTTCCTCGACGACCTGCTGGCGAAGCACGAGGTCCCGCCCCTGGCCGGGGACGCGAAGCTCGGCGAAGAGTTCGCGGTGGGCTACGAGAAGCAGCGCGATGTGATCGAGCTGCTCTTCGAGCACCGCATCTCGTTGATCGCCAGCGCGCTCGGGCCGCCGCCGACCTGGATGATCGAGAAGGGTCGGGAGAAGGGCGTGCTCGTCGCGGCGTTGGCCGGCACCGTCGACCACGCACGTCGTCACGTCGAAGCCGGCGTCGACATCGTGGTCGCGCAGGGCGGGGAGGCCGGCGGCCACACGGGGGACATCTCGACCATGGTGCTGGTGCCCGAGGTCGTGGATGCCGTGGCGCCGGTACCGGTGCTCGCGGCGGGCGGCATCGGCAACGGCCGCCAGGTGACGGCTTCGCTCGCGTTGGGAGCGCAGGGGGTCTGGACCGGATCGCTCTGGCTCACCACCGAAGAGGCGGAAACCCACCCGGTGGTGAAGGAGAAGTTCCTGCAGGCGACCTCGCGCGACACGGTGCGCAGCCGCTCGCTCACGGGAAAGCCCGCCCGCCAGCTGCGCAGTGCCTGGACCGAGGCCTGGGAGGACCCGGCGAACCCGGATCCGCTCCCCATGCCGCTCCAGCCCCGGCTGGTGCGCGAGGCCCAGGCCCGGATCCAGCGGACGGCGCACAAGTCGCCCGGCGCCGCCGAGCTCTCCAACTACTTCGTCGGGCAGATCGTGGGCTCGATGAACCAGGTGCAGTCGGTTCGCAGCGTCGTGGAAGGCCTGGTCCAGGAGTACGCCGACACGATGGAGCGCCTGGATTCCTGGGCCGAAGGCGAGGAGTGA
- a CDS encoding TIGR03084 family metal-binding protein, with product MLQISVDLLAEVDDLHALVETLEPEDWERPTTFMNWTPWDVIAHLHFFDEVSLVALEGREPFGELQKEFIGLLQEGLGSAEIAKRKLGDLSPKELTTRWRERNRAMAEQLGNSDPKRRLPWFGPDMGVQMFTTARLMETWAHGQELWDLKGRERSHSDRIKHICEIGVRTFGWTFMNRGEQPPGPPPYVRLTAPSGGVWEWQEPSETEIVRGSAVDFARVVTQVRNIADTPLEVVGPVANAWMAIAQCFAGGAADPPAPGTRTI from the coding sequence ATGCTGCAGATCAGCGTGGACTTGCTCGCCGAGGTCGACGACCTCCACGCCCTGGTGGAGACCCTCGAGCCCGAAGACTGGGAGCGTCCCACCACGTTCATGAACTGGACACCCTGGGACGTGATCGCACACCTCCATTTCTTCGACGAGGTGTCGTTGGTGGCACTCGAGGGGCGCGAGCCCTTCGGCGAACTCCAGAAGGAGTTCATCGGCCTGCTCCAGGAGGGGTTGGGGAGCGCCGAGATCGCCAAACGGAAGCTCGGCGACCTTTCGCCGAAGGAACTCACCACGCGCTGGCGCGAGCGCAACCGCGCGATGGCCGAGCAGCTCGGCAACTCGGACCCGAAGCGACGCCTGCCGTGGTTCGGGCCCGACATGGGCGTGCAGATGTTCACGACCGCACGCCTGATGGAGACCTGGGCCCACGGTCAGGAGCTGTGGGACCTGAAGGGCCGCGAGCGGAGCCACAGCGACCGGATCAAGCACATCTGCGAGATCGGCGTCCGCACCTTCGGCTGGACCTTCATGAACCGCGGCGAGCAGCCGCCCGGGCCGCCCCCCTATGTGCGCCTCACCGCTCCGTCCGGCGGGGTCTGGGAGTGGCAGGAACCGAGCGAGACGGAAATCGTACGCGGGTCGGCCGTCGATTTCGCGAGGGTGGTCACGCAGGTTCGAAACATCGCGGATACGCCACTCGAAGTCGTGGGTCCGGTGGCCAACGCCTGGATGGCGATCGCCCAGTGCTTCGCCGGGGGTGCAGCGGATCCGCCGGCACCCGGGACCCGCACGATCTAG
- a CDS encoding acyl-CoA dehydrogenase family protein, with protein sequence MDFGLSDDQRLLDETIRGFLADQVPITRVRELREKDTACDREIWSSLGELGMTGILVPEAQGGSGLGLLDAALVAQALGFAATPAPFLASAVMAPVALRSVGGAAAEGWLTEIAAARSVMGVALTELFSVREDAGVQLEGGKLRGKSLMALDAVDTDLVLVGIDADRFAVVGADAPGLTATRLATLDATRSTSELVFEGVTPEAVFEDAGDALTRTFEAGRIALAADSLGAAESMLAQAVEYAGQRKQFNRVIGSFQAVKHLCAEMIGELEPARSLVWYAAHSFDALPDEAPLMACHALAHVAEIGREIASTATQVHGGIGWTDEQNLHFWFKRIAVARHLLGGPEQLRERAAALQGLA encoded by the coding sequence ATGGATTTCGGACTCTCCGACGACCAGCGACTCCTCGACGAAACCATCCGCGGCTTCCTCGCCGACCAGGTGCCGATCACGCGCGTGCGCGAGTTGCGCGAGAAGGACACGGCCTGCGATCGCGAGATCTGGTCGTCCCTTGGCGAGCTCGGGATGACGGGCATCCTCGTCCCCGAGGCCCAGGGCGGCAGCGGTCTGGGGCTGCTCGATGCGGCGCTCGTCGCGCAGGCCCTGGGGTTCGCCGCGACGCCCGCTCCCTTCCTGGCCTCGGCCGTGATGGCGCCGGTGGCCCTGCGCAGTGTCGGTGGCGCTGCGGCCGAGGGCTGGCTCACCGAGATCGCGGCGGCGCGCAGCGTGATGGGCGTCGCGCTCACCGAGCTCTTCTCGGTGCGCGAGGACGCGGGCGTTCAGCTGGAGGGCGGCAAGCTCCGCGGCAAGTCGCTGATGGCGCTCGACGCCGTCGACACGGATCTCGTGCTGGTCGGCATCGATGCCGATCGCTTCGCGGTGGTGGGCGCCGACGCCCCGGGTCTCACGGCGACCCGTCTCGCCACCCTCGACGCCACCCGTTCCACCTCCGAGCTCGTGTTCGAGGGCGTCACGCCCGAGGCGGTCTTCGAGGACGCGGGCGACGCCCTGACGCGGACCTTCGAGGCCGGGCGCATTGCCCTCGCCGCCGACAGTCTGGGCGCGGCCGAGTCGATGCTCGCTCAGGCCGTCGAGTACGCCGGACAGCGCAAGCAGTTCAACCGCGTGATCGGCTCCTTCCAGGCCGTGAAGCACCTGTGCGCCGAGATGATCGGTGAGCTCGAGCCGGCGCGGTCGCTGGTCTGGTACGCCGCCCACAGCTTCGACGCGCTTCCCGACGAAGCGCCGCTGATGGCGTGTCACGCGCTCGCCCACGTGGCCGAGATCGGCCGCGAGATCGCGAGCACCGCCACCCAGGTACACGGCGGCATCGGCTGGACCGACGAGCAGAACCTCCACTTCTGGTTCAAGCGGATCGCCGTGGCGCGCCACCTGCTCGGTGGCCCGGAGCAGCTGCGCGAGCGCGCGGCGGCCCTCCAGGGCCTGGCCTGA